One Corvus cornix cornix isolate S_Up_H32 chromosome 10, ASM73873v5, whole genome shotgun sequence genomic region harbors:
- the CIB1 gene encoding calcium and integrin-binding protein 1 yields the protein MGGSASLIPRDLLGRVPGADVPEQAGDLAANPFQHRICHVFSTSETGDDSMSFEDFLDMLSVFSDSATSDIKSHYAFRIFDFDEDGILDRKDLEQLVNCLTGQGEESRLSSAEMEQLIQNILEESDIDKDGTINLSEFQHVVSRSPDFASSFKIVL from the exons ATGGGCGGCTCGGCTAGTCTGATACCGCGGGACCTGCTGGGGCGAGTACCAG GAGCTGACGTTCCTGAGCAAGCAGGAGATCTTGCT GCAAACCCCTTCCAGCACCGGATCTGCCATGTGTTCTCAACCTCAGAGACCGGGGATGACAGCATGTCGTTTGAAGACTTCCTCGATATGCTGAGTGTCTTCAGCGATTCCGCCACCTCTGACATCAAATCCCACTATGCCTTCCGCATCTTTG aCTTTGATGAAGATGGGATTCTAgacaggaaggacctggagcaaCTGGTGAACTGCCTGACAGGGCAGGGTGAGGAGTCCCGGCTGAGCAGCGCAGAGATGGAGCAGCTCATCCAAAAT ATCCTGGAGGAGTCCGACATCGACAAGGACGGCACCATCAACCTCTCTGAATTCCAGCACGTTGTGTCCCGCTCCCCGGACTTTGCCAG CTCCTTCAAGATTGTCCTGTGA
- the GDPGP1 gene encoding LOW QUALITY PROTEIN: GDP-D-glucose phosphorylase 1 (The sequence of the model RefSeq protein was modified relative to this genomic sequence to represent the inferred CDS: inserted 2 bases in 2 codons; deleted 1 base in 1 codon), whose amino-acid sequence MTAMAGGELSEPNPEEFVYGEEDFVLQAAGWGDPDSAPSRFDRVLLAGWSDRMERGLFRYRLGPLPTRVLPGPVRLVAQLNEQRSAERRPPQPVRSLRDPFDPGAFNFTRLRPAELLFRLRRTGGPGPPPDPLLVAINASPLERGHVLLLPEPARRLPQVLTAPALRGALEAALLSAHPGFCVGFNGLGGGASVNHLHLHGLYLXRPLPLEEALAEPLGPRLGLLRAGPAPAFLFFASGPAALEPVSRAVCRAAEHLDGAGLACNVLATRGDPPGGPGAGGGXGLRVVLWARRPLFGPKAGEPFAVALCELAGLLPLPAEPLYRDITEVQALSAIRQHLLPEPELLHLGGELARLLES is encoded by the exons ATGACGGCGATGGCGGGAGGGGAGCTGAGCGAGCCAAACCCCGAGGAGTTCGTGTACGGTGAGGAGGACTTCGTGCTACAGGCAGCCGGCTGGGGCGACCCGGACTCCGCGCCCTCCCGGTTCGACCGGGTGCTGCTGGCGGGGTGGAGCGACCGTATGGAGCGGGGACTGTTCCGGTACCGGCTGGGGCCGCTACCCACCCGCGTCCTGCCCGGCCCCGTGCGCCTCGTGGCGCAGCTGAACGAGCAGCGCAGCGCGGAGCGCCGCCCGCCGCAGCCCGTCCGCAGCCTCCGGGATCCCTTCGACCCCGGCGCCTTCAACTTCACCCGTCTGCGCCCCGCCGAGCTGCTGTTCCGCCTGCGCCGCACCGGAGGCCCGGGGCCGCCACCCGACCCGCTGCTGGTGGCCATCAACGCCAGCCCCTTGGAGCGGGGACACGTCCTGCTGCTGCCCGAACCGGCGCGGCGGCTGCCGCAGGTGCTGACGGCCCCGGCGCTGCGCGGGGCGCTGGAGGCGGCGCTGCTCAGCGCCCACCCCGGATTCTGCGTGGGCTTCAACGGGCTGGGCGGCGGCGCCTCGGTGAACCACCTGCACCTGCACGGGCTCTACC GGCGCCCGCTGCCGCTGGAGGAGGCGCTGGCCGAGCCGCTGGGGCCGCGCCTGGGGCTGCTCCGCGCCGGACCGGCCCCCGCCTTCCTCTTCTTCGCCTCTGGCCCTGCGGCGCTGGAGCCGGTGTCGCGGGCCGTGTGCCGGGCGGCGGAGCACCTGGACGGTGCTGGGCTGGCCTGCAATGTGCTGGCCACGCGGGGCGACCCGCCGGGGGGGCCCGGGGCCGGAGGTG GCGGGCTGCGGGTGGTGCTGTGGGCGCGCCGGCCCCTCTTCGGCCCCAAGGCGGGTGAGCCCTTCGCCGTGGCGTTGTGCGAGCTGGCGGGgctgctgccgctgcccgcCGAGCCGCTCTACCGGGACATCACCGAGGTGCAGGCCCTGAGCGCCATCCGCCAGCACCTGCTGCCCGAG CCCGAACTGCTGCACCTCGGTGGGGAGCTGGCGCGGCTGCTGGAGAGCTGA
- the SEMA4B gene encoding LOW QUALITY PROTEIN: semaphorin-4B (The sequence of the model RefSeq protein was modified relative to this genomic sequence to represent the inferred CDS: deleted 1 base in 1 codon), with protein sequence MGPSCSQDSKTHPGQSFRRQHDILPASPSWNPPAPSPRDPCRGDGGGCRESPAAGDKAPSPPDRDGRWAGAEAGSRWGGVGAVPAGNRPPPLPSSPPRPGHRRGWGSWSGSVRPGNDWVCSARAASRPRRSPAARSGMAAQPVLPVLAALLLSAAPEPVPRVSLPYDSAERVVRRFEAPGVSNYTALLLSPDGGTLYLGARELLLTLNTSNFQPSSPVRRLLWSADEEKKRQCVFKGKDPQRDCHNYIKLLLQLNSTHLYTCGTCAFSPACAYINVQHFSLERDASGKVVLEDGKGRCPFDPEYRSTAVMVDGELYAGTVSNFQGNEPTISRSQESRIALKTENSLNWLQDPAFVGSAYLRESLPAGNPEGDDDKVYFFFSETGKEFDYFENTIVSRIARVCKGDQGGERVLQRRWTTFLKAQLLCSHPEDGFPFNVLQDIFVLTPGELHWRETLFYGVFTSQWNKGGLGSSAVCAFPMRSVQRAFGGLYKEVNRETQQWYTDTGPVPEPRPGMCITSHTRHLKINSSLQMPDRVLNFIKDHFLMDSPVRSQPLLLQSHRRYQQIGVHRAQGLHSTYDVLFLGTDDGRLHKAVRVNHGVHIIEEIRLFPAGQPILQLLLDQDQGLVYAATYTAVAQVPFANCSLYRSCGECVLARDPFCAWSRGACRRVTPHPPAHPQLWAQDIEDADTERLCQLANASQPRPRILLPPASGAPCQQIQLPPNAVRPLPCRLLSNLASRRWLHDGAPVNASYLVLPDGALILVGSPERAGTYECWSLEEGFRKLMASYCVGVQEPALGPPDSGRKVAAGRDTLETVSTSRSTSAVGSAAARLDGKTYWTEFLVMCVLFAAAVLVLAFFVLHRHRDGMKALLEPSDPGRHQKPPRKPVESLPLNGSSLPSTAPEHKGYQALQDNYIVSTPVHEPPGPPRTFSESEKRPLHVRDSFVEVSPACQRPRVRLGSEIQDSVV encoded by the exons ATGGGGCCGAGCTGTTCCCAGGACAGTAAGACACACCCGGGACAGTCTTTCCGGCGACAGCATGATATActcccagccagcccctccTGGAACCCCCCGGCCCCCTCTCCACGGGATCCCTGCCGCGGGGATGGAGGAGGTTGCAGGGAGTCCCCAGCTGCCGGGGACAAAGCCCCGTCCCCTCCGGACCGTGACGGCCGCTGGGCGGGGGCTGAGGCCGGGTCCCGCTGGGGCGGGGTGGGGGCGGTACCGGCGGGGAACCGTCCGCCTCCTCTTCCGAGCAGCCCACCCCGCCCGGGGCaccggcggggctggggcagctggagcgGATCGGTACGGCCGGGGAACGACTGG GTCTGCAGCGCCCGGGCGGCTTCGCGGCCGCGGCGGAGCCCCGCGGCTCGGTCCGGGATGGCGGCGCAGCCAGTGCTGCCGGTCCTGGCGGCGCTGCTGCTCTCGGCGGCTCCGGAGCCTGTC CCGCGGGTCAGCCTGCCCTACG ACTCAGCCGAGAGAGTAGTGCGGCGCTTTGAGGCACCTGGTGTGTCCAACTACACGGCCCTCCTGCTGAGCCCGGACGGTGGGACCCTCTACCTGGGGGCGCGGGAACTGCTCCTCACCCTCAACACCAGCAACTttcagcccagctccccagtTCGTAGG ctgctgtggagtGCAGATGAGGAGAAGAAGAGGCAGTGTGTGTTCAAAGGCAAGGACCCCCAG AGGGACTGTCACAACTACatcaagctgctgctgcagctgaacagcACCCACCTGTACACCTGTGGGACCTGCGCCTTTAGCCCGGCTTGCGCCTACATT AACGTGCAGCACTTCAGCCTGGAGCGGGACGCATCGGGGAAGGTGGTATTGGAGGACGGGAAGGGACGCTGCCCCTTTGACCCTGAGTACCGCTCCACAGCTGTCATGGTCG ACGGCGAGCTCTACGCCGGGACCGTCAGCAACTTCCAGGGCAATGAGCCGACCATCTCCCGCAGCCAGGAGAGTCGCATTGCCCTCAAGACCGAGAACTCTCTCAATTGGCTGCAAG ACCCAGCGTTCGTGGGCTCAGCCTACCTGCGGGAGAGCCTCCCTGCTGGCAACCCCGAGGGCGACGACGACAAGGTCTACTTCTTCTTCAGTGAGACCGGGAAGGAGTTTGACTATTTTGAGAACACCATCGTCTCCCGCATTGCACGTGTATGCAAG GGGGACCAGGGCGGGGAGCGCGTGCTGCAGCGGCGGTGGACAACCTTCCTGaaggcacagctgctctgctcacacCCTGAGGACGGGTTCCCCTTCAACGTGCTGCAGGACATCTTTGTGCTCACCCCGGGCGAGCTGCACTGGAGGGAGACACTCTTCTACGGTGTCTTCACCTCGCAGTG GAACAAGGGTGGACTGGGCAGCTCGGCCGTCTGCGCCTTCCCCATGCGCAGTGTGCAGCGTGCCTTTGGTGGGCTCTACAAGGAGGTGAACCGCGAAACGCAGCAGTGGTACACAGACACCGGCCCTGTGCCAGAGCCCCGGCCAGGCATG tgcATCACCAGCCACACACGGCACCTGAAGATCAATTCATCACTGCAGATGCCAGATCGGGTGCTGAACTTTATCAAGGACCACTTCCTGATGGACAGCCCTGTGCGcagccagcccctgctgctgcagagccaccGGCGCTACCAGCAGATCGGCGTGCACCGTGCGCAGGGCCTGCACAGCACCTATGATGTCCTCTTCCTGGGCACGG ATGATGGGCGGCTGCACAAAGCTGTGCGGGTGAACCACGGAGTGCACATCATTGAGGAGATCCGCCTCTTCCCTGCTGGGCAGCCcattctccagctgctgctggaccaggaccag GGCCTTGTCTATGCAGCCACCTACACAGCAGTGGCCCAGGTGCCCTTTGCCAACTGCAGCCTGTACCGCAGCTGTGGGGAATGTGTGCTGGCACGGGACCCCTTCTGCGCCTGGAGCCGGGGTGCCTGCCGCAGGGTCACCCCACATCCCCCGGCACATCCACA GCTCTGGGCACAGGACATCGAGGATGCTGACACGGAGCGGCTCTGCCAGCTGGCCAATGCCTCCCAGCCCCGTCCTCGCATCCTCCTGCCCCCAG CCTCAGGTGCACCATGCCAGCAGATCCAGCTGCCTCCCAATGCGGTGCGGCCGCTGCCGTGCCGGCTGCTCTCCAACCTGGCCTCACGGCGCTGGCTGCATGACGGGGCACCTGTCAACGCCTCCTACCTGGTGCTGCCTGACGGGGCCCTCATTCTGGTGGGCAGCCCAGAGCGTGCAGGCACCTATGAGTGCTGGTCACTGGAGGAGGGATTCCGCAAGCTGATGGCCAGCTACTGCGTGGGCGTGCAAGAGCCAGCCCTTGGGCCACCAGACTCTGGCAGGAAGGTGGCTGCTGGCCGCGACACCCTGGAGACAGTCAGCACATCCCGGAGCACATCAGCGGTGGGAAGTGCTGCAGCACGGCTGGACGGCAAGACCTACTGGACCGAGTTCCTGGTGATGTGtgtgctctttgctgctgcCGTCCTCGTGCTGGCCTTCTTTGTCCTGCACCGGCATCGTGACGGCATGAAGGCCTTGCTGGAGCCCAGTGACCCTGGCAGGCACCAGAAGCCGCCCCGCAAGCCAGTGGAGAGTCTGCCCCTGAATGGCAGCAGCCTGCCTAGCACGGCTCCTGAGCACAAGGGCTACCAGGCCCTGCAGGACAACTACATTGTCAGTACCCCCGTGCATGAGCCCCCAGGACCCCCACGCACCTTCTCTGAGTCAGAGAAGAGACCTCTCCATGTCCGGGACAGCTTCGTGGAGGTGTCTCCCGCCTGCCAAAGACCCCGGGTGCGCCTGGGCTCCGAGATCCAGGACTCAGTGGTGTGA